The following are from one region of the Paenalkalicoccus suaedae genome:
- a CDS encoding VOC family protein, with amino-acid sequence MTIINAYLNFDGTTKQAMEFYRQVFGGELYLQTFEEAFADSPEEVKDRIIHANLRNDSLTFMASDTHPQYSPPHKLGNNVSLSINGTDRETLTRYFEQLAEGGEITMPLEEQFWGDINGMLVDQFGIHWMVNVQKG; translated from the coding sequence ATGACTATTATCAATGCTTATTTGAATTTTGATGGCACGACGAAGCAAGCAATGGAGTTTTATCGCCAGGTTTTTGGCGGTGAGCTATATCTTCAGACATTTGAGGAGGCGTTTGCTGACTCTCCAGAAGAGGTCAAGGATCGAATTATCCATGCAAATTTACGCAACGATTCGCTCACATTCATGGCGAGCGACACGCACCCACAGTACAGCCCACCCCATAAGCTTGGCAACAATGTTAGTCTCTCCATTAATGGAACGGATCGCGAGACGCTCACGCGCTATTTCGAACAGCTTGCTGAGGGCGGCGAGATTACTATGCCACTTGAAGAGCAGTTTTGGGGAGATATTAACGGCATGCTAGTCGATCAATTTGGCATCCATTGGATGGTGAATGTGCAGAAGGGATAG
- a CDS encoding GNAT family N-acetyltransferase yields MNVTIRQAQLDDAKELKPLMLQYIVDFYEQQDPNEEELEKLIKRLATEPEFGVQFVAEFDGSLVGFSTLYFGFSTLRVQKTATMNDLFVTSRVRGEKIGERLFTATLDYVRDNGYAYMAWETATDNIVAQTLYEKMGGKKADWLFYEIE; encoded by the coding sequence GTGAACGTTACCATACGACAAGCTCAACTTGACGATGCAAAAGAGCTAAAGCCACTGATGTTACAGTACATAGTGGACTTTTATGAGCAACAGGATCCAAACGAGGAGGAGCTGGAGAAATTAATCAAGCGCCTTGCGACGGAGCCTGAATTTGGTGTGCAATTTGTGGCGGAATTCGACGGAAGTCTCGTCGGATTTAGCACCCTGTACTTCGGTTTTAGTACATTACGCGTGCAAAAAACGGCGACGATGAACGATTTGTTTGTAACGAGCCGCGTTCGCGGCGAGAAAATCGGAGAGCGACTATTTACAGCGACGCTCGACTACGTGCGTGACAACGGCTACGCCTACATGGCTTGGGAGACGGCTACAGACAATATCGTTGCTCAAACGCTTTACGAAAAGATGGGTGGAAAGAAAGCAGACTGGCTGTTTTATGAAATAGAATAA
- a CDS encoding SRPBCC family protein has translation MNKVTVVPLYMEHIFTADPERIFDAWITPATMKKWLFTDEKTNKITKNEARSGGGWEIVDHREGQTYRAIGQYKVVDRPSRLVMTFKMPQFSDLEDTITVQLEPHDDGGTHMSFKQDIHVEHEDGWTQEDIDRVTREHLDGTKQGFEQMFANLEIVLEKGSLY, from the coding sequence ATGAATAAAGTTACAGTAGTACCCCTTTATATGGAGCATATATTTACAGCGGATCCCGAGAGAATTTTTGATGCTTGGATAACACCTGCAACGATGAAAAAATGGTTGTTTACAGACGAGAAGACGAATAAAATCACAAAAAATGAAGCACGATCTGGTGGGGGATGGGAAATCGTCGATCATCGAGAAGGTCAGACCTACCGGGCGATTGGTCAATATAAGGTAGTTGATCGCCCTTCAAGGTTGGTAATGACATTTAAAATGCCACAATTCAGTGACTTGGAAGACACGATTACCGTCCAACTTGAGCCACATGATGATGGAGGAACTCATATGTCATTTAAACAGGACATCCATGTTGAGCATGAAGATGGATGGACTCAAGAAGATATTGATCGTGTGACACGCGAGCATTTGGACGGAACAAAACAAGGATTTGAACAGATGTTTGCGAATTTGGAAATAGTTTTAGAAAAAGGCTCCCTCTATTAA
- a CDS encoding PadR family transcriptional regulator produces MTNEKVVKKYVPASETAYYIMLVLYESPRHGYGISKRVEVLTDGRIQLGSGTIYGTITKMLKDGLIVMYANEERKKVYELTEIGEAILRMEIDRIAELHRHASEIGGEAACKKTAEQ; encoded by the coding sequence ATGACGAATGAGAAGGTAGTGAAGAAATACGTGCCGGCATCGGAGACGGCGTATTATATTATGCTTGTTTTATACGAATCGCCAAGGCATGGATACGGGATCTCGAAGCGTGTAGAGGTCCTGACGGACGGACGCATTCAGCTCGGCTCGGGGACGATTTACGGTACGATCACGAAAATGCTAAAGGATGGATTAATCGTGATGTATGCAAACGAAGAGCGTAAAAAAGTATATGAGCTGACAGAAATAGGGGAGGCCATATTACGCATGGAGATAGATAGAATTGCAGAATTACATCGTCATGCATCGGAGATAGGGGGAGAGGCGGCATGCAAAAAAACAGCGGAACAGTAA
- a CDS encoding DUF2812 domain-containing protein → MQKNSGTVSVRRWLWSFHVQLTEQWLKDMSTKGYQLSGLDRLGRRFYFEEREESEAAYRIMYKQGSLPMSMREDGWRSACESGKWSIIRSEKSRDERKTDVVRDELVKRNERILSAWSIFFMLIIFNITMQISLVVSSLSSGGTVNVHPSPLWILTFVGFLVQITILVFGIYSFFILRRENRDLQLSYTGEEPVALQKTSDSITTKWRIQSWLSPIAPEKMSRWLEMQEERGFKLKWVDRQGMRFVFSQAEHASVSYYMEKNKDIGAMHKDMGWERIYLGNASANGWKLYRAYYDPHEEKKPVFHTDPESELQAVKKQVRFQMFISVMVLLVQLMNMPLQIGRVVEERTASVFQLIFLTVSMTFIVLFTWTIISLFIHYRNKKQELYRV, encoded by the coding sequence ATGCAAAAAAACAGCGGAACAGTAAGCGTGAGACGATGGCTGTGGAGTTTTCATGTGCAGCTTACAGAGCAATGGTTAAAGGATATGTCGACAAAAGGGTATCAGTTAAGTGGACTTGATCGACTCGGGCGTCGATTTTACTTCGAGGAACGTGAGGAAAGTGAAGCAGCTTATCGAATCATGTACAAGCAAGGTTCGCTTCCGATGTCGATGCGTGAGGATGGATGGCGATCTGCCTGTGAATCAGGTAAATGGAGCATCATTCGCTCCGAGAAATCCCGCGATGAACGAAAAACCGATGTTGTACGAGACGAATTAGTAAAGCGCAACGAACGAATCTTAAGCGCATGGTCCATCTTTTTTATGTTGATAATTTTCAATATTACTATGCAAATAAGTTTAGTTGTGTCCAGTCTATCGAGCGGAGGGACTGTAAACGTCCATCCTAGTCCGCTATGGATATTAACCTTTGTTGGCTTTTTGGTGCAAATTACTATACTCGTTTTTGGCATTTATTCCTTCTTTATTTTAAGGCGAGAAAATCGTGACTTACAGCTGTCTTACACAGGAGAGGAGCCAGTGGCGTTACAAAAAACCTCAGATAGTATAACGACGAAATGGCGTATTCAGTCGTGGCTGAGTCCAATAGCGCCAGAAAAAATGTCTCGTTGGTTAGAAATGCAGGAAGAACGTGGTTTTAAGCTGAAGTGGGTGGATAGACAAGGCATGCGTTTCGTTTTCTCTCAAGCAGAGCATGCAAGTGTCAGCTATTACATGGAAAAAAATAAAGACATCGGGGCAATGCATAAGGATATGGGGTGGGAGCGTATTTATTTAGGCAATGCCTCAGCAAACGGATGGAAGCTGTACCGCGCCTACTATGATCCTCATGAGGAGAAAAAGCCAGTGTTTCATACAGATCCGGAATCGGAGCTACAGGCTGTAAAAAAGCAGGTGCGTTTTCAAATGTTTATAAGCGTAATGGTACTACTCGTTCAGCTTATGAATATGCCATTACAGATCGGTCGTGTAGTGGAAGAAAGAACAGCGTCCGTGTTTCAACTCATTTTTTTAACCGTATCGATGACTTTTATCGTACTATTTACATGGACGATTATTAGTCTATTCATACACTACCGGAACAAAAAGCAAGAGCTATATCGAGTGTAA
- a CDS encoding PadR family transcriptional regulator: MKERLIKKYVPASETAYYIMLVLHESPKHGYGISKRVEVLTGGRIRLGSGTIYGTITKMLKDGLIVMYANEERKKIYELTEIGEAILQTEIVRITELHRHAAEIGGDKDERG; the protein is encoded by the coding sequence ATGAAAGAGCGACTTATCAAGAAATATGTACCGGCTTCAGAAACAGCTTATTATATTATGCTCGTTTTGCACGAATCTCCTAAGCATGGATATGGGATCTCGAAGCGAGTGGAAGTGCTGACGGGAGGGCGGATTCGCCTTGGATCAGGGACGATTTACGGGACGATCACGAAAATGTTGAAGGATGGATTGATCGTGATGTACGCGAATGAGGAGCGAAAAAAGATATATGAGCTCACGGAAATAGGAGAGGCAATTTTGCAAACCGAGATAGTGAGAATTACGGAACTGCATAGGCATGCTGCCGAGATAGGAGGAGATAAAGATGAAAGAGGGTAA
- a CDS encoding DUF2812 domain-containing protein, translated as MKEGNRAGSVTKWLWSFHVQQTERWLEDMSNKGYRLRAFDRRRRRFYFDEQPSERATYRVVYGNQFALATSMRENGWRTAAESGKWHIVRSTKPREERLTEVVRDPLITRNERILNIWAFYFTMVFILTLMQISLFLIGLSGDSTIQVITSPMWSVTFLFFFAQVALFLFGLYSFFILRRENRELKLFDQESDPSMLVEDPSLTVKKWRFQFWLHPKAGEKMCIWLEEQERAGLKLRWVDRQGMRFVFKRSEPKEASYYMDKGSNYGAAHHEMGWELIYFTGNSSPYLWKLYRTYYNPTTEEKPIFYSDKASELYAVKRKVRYQIMISAMIIGIQLINIPPQVSRAIRDGEITGYHLFFFPLVGFAILLCSWFIISGLFYYFSQKRALGGR; from the coding sequence ATGAAAGAGGGTAATCGAGCGGGGAGCGTCACGAAATGGCTGTGGAGCTTCCATGTGCAACAAACGGAGCGCTGGCTCGAAGATATGTCGAACAAAGGCTATCGGCTTCGGGCATTTGATCGGAGGCGTCGGCGCTTTTACTTTGATGAACAGCCTAGTGAGCGTGCCACGTATCGCGTCGTGTACGGAAATCAATTTGCACTCGCAACCTCGATGCGCGAGAACGGATGGCGTACGGCGGCTGAATCTGGCAAGTGGCATATTGTACGATCGACAAAACCGCGCGAAGAGCGTCTAACGGAGGTTGTGCGTGACCCCTTAATTACGCGTAACGAACGAATTCTAAACATTTGGGCATTCTATTTTACGATGGTATTTATATTGACTCTCATGCAAATTAGTTTATTTTTGATTGGCCTATCAGGAGATAGCACGATCCAAGTGATCACAAGTCCGATGTGGAGTGTAACGTTCCTCTTTTTCTTTGCACAAGTAGCTTTATTCCTGTTCGGTCTTTATTCCTTTTTCATTCTCCGGCGAGAAAATAGGGAGCTGAAGCTATTTGATCAAGAAAGTGATCCGTCCATGCTTGTAGAGGACCCGTCACTGACAGTGAAGAAATGGCGCTTTCAGTTTTGGCTTCACCCTAAAGCTGGTGAGAAGATGTGCATATGGCTCGAGGAACAGGAGCGCGCTGGACTGAAGCTAAGGTGGGTTGACCGCCAAGGCATGCGGTTTGTCTTTAAGAGAAGTGAGCCGAAAGAGGCGAGCTATTATATGGATAAAGGCTCTAACTACGGAGCGGCCCATCATGAGATGGGGTGGGAGCTTATCTATTTCACCGGTAATTCGTCCCCATATCTGTGGAAGCTTTATCGTACTTACTATAATCCTACTACAGAAGAAAAGCCGATTTTCTATTCGGATAAAGCATCGGAATTGTACGCAGTGAAGAGGAAGGTTCGCTACCAGATCATGATAAGTGCAATGATCATTGGCATTCAGTTAATAAACATTCCGCCTCAGGTTAGTAGGGCTATACGAGATGGGGAAATAACCGGATATCACCTTTTCTTCTTCCCGTTGGTCGGATTCGCCATTTTACTTTGTAGCTGGTTTATCATTAGTGGATTGTTCTACTACTTTAGTCAAAAGCGAGCGCTTGGAGGAAGGTAA
- a CDS encoding MFS transporter: MPEQTKQPIPHKPIVIVALAASFLFLFSQFLMITAYPTIMEEFNVNATQVQWLTTAFLLGTITFIPLSGYLMNTFQTKTLVVFAMVMLVIGTLVGATATQFSTLILSRVIQAVGAGVMVPLVQTILLTVFPREKRGLAMGLLSAVINVAPASAPSISGMVIDTLGWRALHIVLFVPAVIVLILATVVMKNILDRQEAKLDIPSVLLSATGFVSFILGLSMISVTGFSPEAVGPMVLGIALIAAYARRQLKLPVPVLNIRLFKVRLFTLSAVLMSMTMLLLLSAESILPMFAQDVLGTTAFLSGFLLLPGTILLSVTAIVAGTLFDRFGGKIVTNAGFVCLLVAMLLFSTIGIDSSPYLIMVYFSLFMLGCGLTMTTLVTTSMNALDQKDISHGSAITNTLRQLSMAVGVILLTTVISIATSQSNAPYQEAAHTGTIITFLIMATIAATALVISIRTFFLAEKTT; encoded by the coding sequence ATGCCCGAACAAACTAAGCAACCTATCCCACATAAACCAATCGTGATCGTTGCACTTGCTGCGTCCTTTCTTTTCTTATTTAGTCAATTTCTTATGATTACGGCTTATCCAACGATTATGGAGGAGTTTAACGTTAATGCTACGCAAGTTCAGTGGCTGACGACCGCTTTTCTACTTGGTACGATCACCTTTATCCCACTCAGCGGCTATTTAATGAACACCTTCCAAACAAAAACGTTAGTCGTATTTGCCATGGTGATGCTTGTCATCGGAACGCTAGTTGGAGCAACTGCTACTCAGTTTAGTACGCTGATTCTCTCGCGCGTTATTCAAGCCGTAGGCGCTGGTGTGATGGTGCCACTCGTGCAAACCATTCTTCTTACCGTGTTTCCTCGAGAAAAAAGAGGGCTTGCTATGGGACTATTGAGTGCTGTGATTAACGTTGCGCCAGCGTCAGCGCCGTCCATCTCGGGGATGGTCATCGACACATTGGGCTGGCGCGCCTTACATATTGTGCTGTTTGTACCTGCAGTCATCGTTTTAATCCTTGCAACAGTCGTCATGAAAAACATTCTTGATAGACAAGAGGCGAAGCTGGATATTCCCTCGGTTCTTCTATCAGCGACGGGATTCGTCAGTTTTATACTTGGCCTTAGTATGATCAGCGTGACTGGATTTTCGCCCGAAGCGGTTGGGCCTATGGTGCTCGGCATCGCGCTTATTGCAGCTTACGCCAGACGACAGCTCAAGCTGCCTGTGCCGGTGCTAAACATCCGCCTCTTTAAGGTGCGGCTATTCACGCTCTCGGCGGTGCTCATGTCGATGACGATGCTCCTCCTCTTATCAGCGGAGAGCATCCTGCCGATGTTTGCGCAGGACGTGCTTGGAACGACAGCATTCTTATCCGGATTCCTACTCCTGCCCGGCACCATCCTGCTGTCCGTGACCGCAATCGTCGCTGGAACACTATTCGATCGCTTTGGCGGAAAAATTGTCACGAACGCAGGATTCGTGTGTTTACTAGTCGCGATGCTCCTGTTTAGCACAATCGGCATAGATAGCTCACCTTACTTAATTATGGTCTACTTCAGCCTCTTCATGCTCGGCTGTGGCCTGACGATGACAACCCTTGTGACAACAAGCATGAATGCGCTCGACCAAAAGGACATCTCCCACGGATCCGCCATTACCAACACGTTGCGCCAGCTCAGCATGGCCGTAGGTGTCATCCTACTCACAACCGTCATTAGTATCGCCACAAGCCAGAGCAACGCGCCCTACCAGGAAGCCGCGCACACAGGAACGATCATCACCTTCCTGATCATGGCCACCATCGCCGCCACAGCTCTAGTGATCTCGATCCGGACCTTTTTCCTGGCGGAGAAAACCACATAA